A DNA window from Deltaproteobacteria bacterium contains the following coding sequences:
- a CDS encoding TAXI family TRAP transporter solute-binding subunit produces the protein MQLNRESLKDILITVVLPLLAVTGAFWVAAKFVKPAPPDSFVMTTGADGGAYHLFAQRYRDILKREKITVTLKPSAGSIDNLQRLQKSDSGFDVGLIQAGVVLGEPPAGLRSLGAVAYEPLWIFYRGKEDLDKLSQLAGKRVAVGAEGSGTRALALQLLKISGIDGSTSELLPIGGNEAVSALIEESVDAALLVASADAPTVQTLAKAKDIKLANLIQAEAFTRRFPYLTSMQLPRGAVDIAADLPARDVTLIATTANLIVKEDFHPALGYLLLQAASEVHGRSGMLQKAGDFPAAKEIEFVLADEAKRFYKTGTPFLQRYLPFWVANLIERMAVLLLPLVAVLLPLFKILPALIQWRNKSRLFKWYGELKYLEAQAAADPEVAQLGNYLHRLDDIEIGINNTRVSANYSDYVYNLRLHVNLVRDRLHRITQQSQTG, from the coding sequence ATGCAGTTGAATCGAGAATCGCTCAAAGATATCTTGATCACCGTCGTCCTGCCGCTGCTCGCGGTGACCGGCGCATTCTGGGTCGCCGCCAAATTCGTCAAGCCCGCGCCGCCCGATAGTTTTGTTATGACTACCGGTGCCGATGGCGGCGCTTATCATCTGTTCGCGCAACGCTACCGCGACATTCTCAAACGGGAAAAGATCACGGTTACGCTGAAACCGTCGGCGGGCTCCATCGACAATTTGCAGCGCTTACAGAAGAGCGACAGCGGTTTTGACGTTGGCTTGATTCAGGCCGGCGTCGTTCTCGGTGAACCGCCCGCGGGCCTGCGTTCCCTCGGCGCGGTGGCTTACGAACCGTTGTGGATTTTTTATCGCGGCAAAGAAGACCTCGACAAACTGAGTCAGCTCGCCGGCAAGCGCGTCGCCGTCGGCGCCGAAGGCAGCGGCACCCGCGCCCTCGCGCTGCAATTATTAAAAATTAGCGGCATCGACGGCTCGACCAGCGAACTGTTACCGATTGGCGGCAATGAAGCGGTAAGCGCGCTCATCGAAGAATCGGTCGACGCCGCGCTGTTGGTCGCGTCAGCCGACGCGCCCACAGTGCAAACCTTGGCCAAAGCCAAAGACATCAAGCTGGCAAATTTAATCCAGGCCGAAGCGTTCACGCGCCGCTTCCCTTATCTGACCTCCATGCAGTTGCCGCGCGGAGCCGTCGACATCGCCGCCGACTTGCCGGCGCGCGACGTCACCTTGATCGCCACCACCGCCAACTTGATCGTCAAAGAAGATTTTCACCCGGCGTTGGGCTACTTGCTGCTGCAAGCCGCCAGCGAAGTCCACGGCCGCTCCGGCATGCTGCAAAAGGCCGGCGACTTTCCCGCCGCCAAGGAAATTGAATTCGTTCTCGCCGACGAAGCCAAGCGCTTTTACAAAACCGGCACGCCGTTCTTGCAGCGCTACTTGCCCTTCTGGGTGGCGAATTTAATCGAACGCATGGCAGTGTTGTTGCTGCCGCTGGTCGCCGTGCTCTTGCCGCTGTTTAAAATTCTGCCGGCGCTGATCCAATGGCGCAACAAATCGCGCCTGTTCAAATGGTACGGCGAGTTGAAATATTTGGAAGCCCAGGCCGCGGCCGACCCCGAGGTCGCGCAACTCGGCAACTATCTCCATCGTCTCGACGATATCGAAATCGGCATCAACAATACCCGGGTGAGCGCAAACTATTCCGACTACGTTTACAACCTGCGTCTCCATGTCAACCTCGTGCGTGATCGGCTGCACAGGATTACCCAACAAAGCCAAACCGGCTAG
- a CDS encoding VOC family protein translates to MIKGLHHSAYRCRDSEQTRKFYEDFLGLKLVGSLAIKDRPKLAKSNVLHTFFQMDDGSCLAFFEALDMPFEFKAQQDFDLHIALEVDEPTLHAMFAKGKEQGIDTRGIADHGMVHSIYFRDPNGYVVELTTKMPSHDEAMNPATNKARAILDDWQQMKA, encoded by the coding sequence ATGATCAAAGGACTGCATCACAGCGCCTACCGTTGCCGCGACTCGGAACAGACGCGCAAGTTCTACGAAGATTTTCTCGGCTTGAAATTGGTCGGGTCCCTGGCGATCAAAGACCGGCCGAAACTTGCCAAGAGCAACGTGCTGCACACCTTCTTTCAGATGGACGACGGATCGTGCTTGGCATTTTTCGAAGCTCTGGACATGCCCTTCGAGTTCAAAGCGCAACAAGATTTCGACTTGCACATCGCCTTGGAAGTCGACGAACCGACGCTGCACGCGATGTTCGCCAAGGGAAAAGAACAGGGCATCGATACCCGCGGCATCGCCGACCACGGCATGGTGCACTCGATTTACTTCCGCGATCCCAACGGCTACGTCGTCGAGCTAACGACAAAAATGCCAAGCCACGACGAAGCGATGAATCCGGCAACGAACAAGGCCCGCGCGATCCTCGACGACTGGCAGCAAATGAAAGCGTAA
- a CDS encoding MFS transporter produces the protein MRGERIIMTFLSVSALFNIFGRSYITLLPVVAKEVLHVGASGFGFISAGPGLGTIIGSLTLASVGRVRSRRPILVALLLAFSICLCFFALNTVAWLAFATLVVVGALSTVFETLLNTSIQLRVEESYRGRVSGFYGLTGGGLRELGGMQAGFVAEWTSAPIAIAAGAIVLALVGYIFLGARLKRLAE, from the coding sequence GTGCGCGGCGAGCGCATCATCATGACTTTTCTCTCGGTATCGGCGCTGTTCAATATTTTTGGCCGCTCCTACATTACTTTGCTGCCGGTGGTCGCCAAGGAAGTTCTGCACGTCGGCGCGTCGGGATTCGGTTTCATCTCCGCCGGTCCCGGCCTTGGCACGATCATCGGTTCATTGACCTTGGCGTCAGTCGGCCGCGTGCGATCACGCCGACCGATCTTGGTTGCGCTGTTGTTGGCGTTTTCGATCTGCCTGTGCTTCTTCGCGCTTAACACGGTTGCTTGGCTTGCGTTTGCCACGTTGGTCGTCGTCGGCGCGCTCAGCACGGTGTTCGAAACCTTGCTCAATACATCGATTCAGTTACGCGTCGAGGAATCGTATCGTGGGCGAGTGTCGGGATTTTACGGTCTCACCGGCGGCGGCTTGCGCGAGTTGGGCGGCATGCAAGCAGGATTCGTCGCCGAATGGACCAGCGCGCCCATCGCCATCGCCGCGGGTGCGATCGTCTTGGCGCTGGTCGGTTACATCTTCCTCGGCGCGCGCCTTAAGCGTTTGGCGGAATAG
- a CDS encoding MFS transporter, producing the protein MKFDRSSGAFRALSYPNYFWFWSSYFVSNVGSWMQSIAMGWLLFDLTASPLYLGLFSSLRMVLLLSFFILGGVMSDRIDRRKVLLAIQIIAALTALVLALLISTDSIRVWHIFVLGAITSTTWAFEQPVRQALLPQLVDRDVLVNAIALNALTWNGAGLIGPSLVGVSVAYIGIDGCFYANVISYLAVIGALLRMHVPKNVEAPKSSVLESLSRRLPTCAASASS; encoded by the coding sequence TTGAAATTCGATCGCAGCTCCGGCGCCTTTCGCGCACTCAGTTATCCCAACTATTTTTGGTTTTGGTCGAGCTACTTCGTCTCCAACGTCGGCTCATGGATGCAGAGCATCGCCATGGGCTGGCTGCTCTTCGATCTCACCGCGTCGCCGCTTTATCTTGGTCTGTTCAGTTCGCTGCGCATGGTCTTGCTGCTGAGCTTTTTTATTCTCGGCGGCGTCATGTCCGATCGTATCGACCGGCGCAAGGTGTTGCTGGCGATTCAAATCATCGCCGCGCTGACCGCGCTGGTGTTGGCGCTGCTGATCTCGACCGATTCGATCCGCGTCTGGCATATCTTCGTGCTTGGCGCGATCACTTCGACGACCTGGGCCTTCGAACAGCCGGTGCGCCAAGCGCTGCTGCCGCAGTTGGTCGATCGCGACGTGTTGGTCAATGCCATCGCTTTAAACGCACTCACTTGGAACGGCGCGGGATTGATCGGTCCGAGTCTGGTCGGCGTTTCCGTCGCTTACATCGGCATCGACGGCTGTTTCTACGCCAACGTTATCAGCTATCTCGCGGTCATCGGCGCGCTGCTGCGCATGCATGTCCCGAAAAATGTCGAGGCGCCGAAGTCCAGCGTGTTGGAGAGTTTGAGCCGGCGTTTACCTACGTGCGCGGCGAGCGCATCATCATGA
- a CDS encoding ABC transporter substrate-binding protein: MHRKLFRRAIVIALLGGFAAAASAQELRKIRVAYPSGGICCLALYGGIQWKIFEENGLHVEIVQIRSQIGNMAMMANEIQYFTGVGPASVTATLRGMQSRGVWFASDQLIYSLMARPEIPNLRDLRGKKIGITGLGGTSHVALQIALEAAGENPKNFVYVVLGAAQMLPALETGTVEAAMFSPPFDFYAKKKRFREVLDVGSKVKMPLGGLTTMVSTLRNRPDEVKRVLRSLQLAKQEVLRSKEKATALMLKYLQVDKEAAEDTYDALKKTVSGSGVPTHEGMDLIMKSLQAAGQFTDRKVAFDEIADDRIAREVAKELGYKVP, from the coding sequence ATGCACAGAAAATTGTTTCGTCGGGCGATCGTCATCGCCTTGCTTGGCGGGTTCGCCGCGGCGGCGAGCGCGCAGGAGCTGCGTAAAATCCGTGTCGCCTATCCGAGCGGCGGTATTTGCTGTTTGGCTTTGTACGGCGGAATTCAATGGAAGATTTTCGAGGAGAACGGGTTGCATGTCGAGATCGTGCAGATCCGTTCGCAGATCGGCAATATGGCGATGATGGCCAACGAGATTCAATATTTCACCGGCGTCGGGCCGGCTTCCGTAACCGCCACTTTGCGCGGCATGCAGTCGCGCGGCGTGTGGTTTGCCTCGGACCAGTTGATTTATTCCCTGATGGCCCGCCCCGAGATACCGAATCTGCGCGATCTGCGCGGCAAGAAAATCGGTATCACGGGGCTCGGCGGCACGTCACATGTCGCCCTGCAGATCGCCCTCGAAGCCGCCGGGGAGAATCCGAAGAATTTCGTTTACGTCGTGCTCGGTGCGGCGCAGATGCTGCCGGCGTTGGAAACCGGCACTGTCGAGGCGGCGATGTTCAGCCCGCCCTTCGATTTTTACGCTAAGAAGAAACGTTTTCGCGAAGTGCTCGATGTCGGCTCGAAAGTAAAAATGCCGCTGGGCGGCTTGACCACCATGGTGTCGACGCTCCGCAACCGTCCCGACGAAGTAAAGCGCGTGCTGCGCTCGCTGCAATTGGCCAAGCAAGAAGTGCTGCGCTCCAAGGAAAAAGCCACGGCGCTGATGTTGAAATACTTGCAGGTCGATAAAGAGGCGGCGGAGGACACTTACGACGCTCTTAAAAAGACCGTCAGCGGTAGCGGCGTGCCGACGCACGAGGGGATGGACTTGATTATGAAGTCGCTCCAAGCCGCCGGTCAATTCACCGATCGCAAGGTCGCCTTCGACGAGATCGCCGACGACCGCATCGCCCGAGAAGTGGCGAAGGAGTTGGGCTACAAGGTTCCGTGA
- a CDS encoding ABC transporter substrate-binding protein — MRSKIFFLALLLLFDSSPAFAQLKKVRFSVSAASIAELPFRIAHVKGFYREEGLDVEVIFIRGAVGMQALLGGSVDFTSASGSTIAAAVRGIPVKLVFIASAKPQFDMVAQKEIRSMNDLKGKFVGISSRGGAIDLLTQLMVQKHGLTPNKDVTSLVIGGQEDTVLALRAGRIAAALLTPPRPLILQREGFNRIGYSGDYMPTYPSGGIGVTDETIKSKTPELQAFVKASVRGLQYARQNRADAKKLVADYFAIKDAALAEQFFDLYLSRLPVNGSADEAWMKGAIEFTQKSLGDASKEASMSQVFDFSFVNRAVR, encoded by the coding sequence ATGCGCAGCAAGATTTTCTTTCTGGCCCTGCTCCTGCTCTTTGACAGTTCCCCAGCGTTCGCCCAACTGAAAAAAGTTCGCTTCTCGGTGAGCGCCGCATCCATCGCCGAACTGCCCTTTCGCATCGCCCATGTCAAAGGCTTCTATCGCGAAGAAGGGCTCGACGTCGAAGTGATCTTCATTCGCGGCGCGGTGGGCATGCAGGCGTTGCTCGGCGGCTCGGTGGATTTCACCTCGGCGTCGGGCTCGACCATCGCGGCGGCTGTGCGCGGTATCCCAGTGAAATTAGTTTTCATCGCCTCGGCCAAACCGCAGTTCGACATGGTCGCGCAAAAAGAGATTCGCTCGATGAACGACCTCAAAGGCAAATTCGTCGGCATCTCGTCGCGCGGCGGCGCCATCGATTTGCTTACTCAACTGATGGTCCAGAAACATGGCTTAACGCCGAACAAAGACGTCACCAGCCTGGTCATCGGCGGGCAAGAAGACACGGTGCTGGCGCTGCGCGCCGGCCGCATCGCCGCGGCGTTATTGACTCCGCCCCGGCCGTTGATATTGCAGCGCGAAGGTTTTAACCGCATCGGCTATTCCGGCGACTACATGCCGACCTACCCGAGCGGCGGCATCGGCGTCACCGATGAGACGATCAAGAGCAAAACGCCGGAACTGCAAGCCTTCGTCAAAGCCAGCGTGCGCGGCTTGCAATACGCCCGGCAAAATCGCGCCGACGCGAAAAAGCTCGTCGCCGATTATTTCGCCATCAAAGACGCCGCCCTGGCCGAGCAATTTTTCGACTTGTACTTGAGCCGCCTGCCGGTGAACGGTTCCGCCGACGAAGCCTGGATGAAAGGCGCCATCGAGTTCACTCAAAAGAGTTTAGGCGACGCATCCAAGGAAGCGAGCATGAGTCAAGTTTTCGATTTCAGTTTCGTGAATCGTGCGGTGCGATAA
- a CDS encoding ABC transporter substrate-binding protein gives MNKHIQNFLRITLLLGAFASSTHAATKVSFPFTPISAASLPWWMAKESHFYEKYGLDVDMIYVGASPVIIQAMLGGQAFIGAGGGPPLVGNVLQGGDIVQVATTVPYAIQSLIVKAEIKTPTDLAGKRIAISRLGAIPHFTLQAIVKMHNVQGINIVQTGTTTQAIASLSQGLVDGMITSAPFTFRMMKDGYRELVGPKDFKKAGVEFLIQGLVARKSIAAKNREATVAMIKATMEGIKQIFVNEKLTKSVLAKYTRQTDPEILDQTYKFALDIFVKDPTVTPSSIQPIVQQSAQFNLVDAKAANSTPLSAYYDNGYIEEIKRSGWLAELWR, from the coding sequence ATGAACAAACATATTCAAAACTTTTTACGGATCACGCTACTGCTCGGCGCCTTCGCATCTTCAACACACGCGGCGACAAAAGTTTCTTTCCCCTTTACACCCATCAGCGCCGCCAGTTTGCCCTGGTGGATGGCCAAGGAATCGCACTTCTACGAAAAATACGGCCTCGACGTGGACATGATCTACGTCGGCGCGTCGCCGGTGATCATCCAAGCGATGCTCGGCGGCCAAGCCTTCATCGGCGCCGGCGGCGGACCGCCGTTGGTCGGCAATGTTTTGCAAGGCGGCGACATCGTCCAGGTCGCCACCACCGTGCCCTACGCGATTCAATCGCTGATCGTCAAAGCGGAAATCAAAACGCCCACCGATTTGGCCGGTAAACGAATCGCCATCAGCCGCCTCGGCGCGATTCCCCATTTCACGCTCCAAGCGATCGTCAAAATGCACAACGTTCAAGGTATCAACATCGTACAAACCGGCACGACCACGCAGGCGATCGCGAGTTTGTCCCAAGGCCTGGTCGACGGCATGATCACCTCGGCGCCGTTCACGTTTCGCATGATGAAAGATGGCTATAGAGAACTGGTCGGACCAAAAGATTTCAAAAAAGCCGGCGTGGAATTTTTGATCCAAGGATTGGTCGCGCGCAAATCCATCGCCGCGAAAAACCGTGAAGCGACCGTCGCCATGATCAAAGCGACCATGGAAGGAATCAAACAAATCTTCGTCAACGAGAAGCTGACCAAGTCCGTGCTCGCCAAATACACCCGCCAAACCGACCCAGAAATCCTCGATCAAACCTACAAATTCGCCCTCGATATTTTCGTCAAAGACCCAACCGTCACGCCCAGCTCGATCCAACCGATCGTGCAGCAGTCCGCGCAGTTCAACCTCGTCGACGCCAAAGCAGCCAACAGCACGCCGCTGAGCGCCTACTACGACAACGGCTATATCGAAGAGATAAAACGGAGCGGATGGTTGGCGGAATTGTGGCGGTGA
- a CDS encoding methionine synthase encodes MVGGIVAVNQPLLNRSRVDQVGSLLRPQALKDAYVRHGNGEMGDDELTQVQDESVKELIAKQDAQGLSNLTDGEYRRLNFQDSFVDSVAGFVPKKQTLQFQESRTVGGEALQRWQPDSAKTDPALQYWRPLAERLRLSTNVPLKEWQSASALTKKPVKVTLIATDRICENFQRQNAAGVYANADEYRADVIAIEREIVKQLADAGCPYIQHDAPSYTAYVDAKSLERMRALGIDPMQQMTQSIDADNAVTDGISGVTFGIHLCRGNVRSMWHREGGYDAIAEKLFTSLRHDRLLLEYDTERAGTFAPLRFIPKDKIVVLGLVSSKVPELESADELKRRIDEASHYIPLDQLALSPQCGFSSNIVGNLLGEDDQWRKLELIQQVAADVWGTRN; translated from the coding sequence ATGGTTGGCGGAATTGTGGCGGTGAACCAACCATTGCTGAACAGATCCCGCGTTGACCAAGTCGGCAGCCTGCTCCGCCCGCAAGCTCTGAAGGACGCATACGTCCGCCACGGCAATGGCGAAATGGGCGACGACGAATTGACGCAAGTTCAAGACGAGTCGGTCAAAGAGTTAATCGCCAAGCAAGACGCTCAGGGCCTTTCGAACCTCACCGACGGCGAATACCGCCGGCTCAATTTTCAAGACAGCTTCGTCGATTCGGTGGCAGGATTTGTTCCTAAGAAACAAACCTTGCAGTTTCAGGAGAGCCGCACCGTCGGCGGAGAGGCGTTGCAGCGATGGCAACCGGACTCGGCGAAGACCGATCCCGCACTGCAATATTGGCGGCCGCTCGCTGAGAGATTACGACTGTCGACGAACGTTCCGCTGAAAGAATGGCAGTCCGCCTCGGCGCTGACCAAGAAGCCCGTCAAAGTCACGCTCATCGCCACCGACCGCATCTGCGAAAACTTTCAGCGGCAAAATGCAGCGGGCGTCTACGCCAACGCCGACGAATATCGCGCCGATGTGATCGCCATTGAGCGCGAGATCGTCAAGCAACTGGCCGACGCCGGTTGTCCGTACATCCAACACGACGCGCCGAGCTACACCGCTTATGTCGACGCCAAATCGCTGGAGCGCATGCGCGCCTTGGGCATCGATCCGATGCAACAGATGACCCAATCGATTGACGCGGACAATGCCGTGACCGATGGAATTTCTGGCGTCACCTTCGGCATCCATCTTTGCCGCGGCAATGTGCGCAGCATGTGGCACCGTGAAGGCGGCTACGACGCCATCGCCGAGAAGCTGTTCACCAGTTTGCGCCACGATAGATTGCTTCTGGAATACGACACCGAACGCGCCGGCACCTTTGCGCCATTGAGATTTATCCCGAAGGATAAGATCGTCGTCCTCGGTTTGGTCAGTAGTAAGGTACCGGAATTGGAATCGGCAGATGAGTTGAAGCGACGCATCGACGAAGCCAGCCATTACATCCCACTCGATCAGCTCGCGCTGAGTCCGCAATGTGGATTTTCGTCTAACATCGTCGGCAATTTACTCGGCGAAGACGACCAGTGGCGTAAGTTGGAACTGATCCAACAAGTCGCCGCGGATGTGTGGGGAACACGAAATTAA
- a CDS encoding amidohydrolase, producing the protein MAIASDLIISSDSHVMEPVDLWKKGVEAKYRDAAPLFPPHQVGEGFQKHAGGWDPHARMKEMETDGLSAEVLYPTLGLDLFGMDDAGLQEACFRTYNDWLIEYCSANTDRLIGIPAIAVYNTDNGIKELERCRKAGLKGALIWQAPHKDLPFTSNHYDKFWSACESLDAPVSLHILTGHSYNKDKNRKGVERYRGSVNLKLIDIANALFDLVFCGVLERHPKLKIVSVENEVGWMPWIFQQWDYYYNRFKKENPPAFSRNPSSYVKDQIFSCFFNDHVCGENLGFWGQDTVMWSNDFPHPNSTWPNSRKIIERDLGHLPAEVQRKVVCDNVCRLYDIDAAKLPRVQKQAA; encoded by the coding sequence ATGGCTATTGCAAGTGATTTGATTATTTCGTCTGACTCCCATGTCATGGAACCCGTAGACCTGTGGAAAAAAGGTGTTGAGGCAAAGTACCGCGACGCGGCGCCGCTGTTTCCGCCCCATCAAGTCGGCGAAGGATTTCAGAAGCACGCCGGCGGCTGGGACCCGCACGCGCGCATGAAGGAGATGGAAACCGACGGCCTGAGCGCCGAAGTGCTCTATCCGACGCTCGGTCTCGATCTGTTCGGCATGGACGATGCCGGTCTGCAAGAAGCCTGCTTTCGCACCTACAACGACTGGCTGATCGAGTATTGCAGCGCCAACACCGACAGGCTGATCGGCATCCCGGCCATCGCGGTTTACAACACCGACAACGGCATCAAAGAATTGGAACGCTGCCGCAAAGCCGGATTGAAAGGCGCGCTCATCTGGCAGGCGCCGCACAAGGATTTGCCGTTCACGTCCAATCACTACGACAAATTCTGGTCGGCGTGCGAAAGTTTAGACGCGCCGGTGAGCCTGCATATTCTAACCGGCCATAGCTACAACAAAGACAAAAACCGCAAGGGCGTCGAACGCTACCGCGGCAGCGTCAATTTGAAATTGATAGACATCGCCAACGCGCTCTTCGACCTGGTTTTCTGCGGCGTGCTCGAAAGACATCCCAAACTAAAAATAGTCTCGGTGGAAAACGAAGTGGGCTGGATGCCGTGGATCTTTCAGCAGTGGGACTACTATTACAATCGTTTCAAGAAAGAGAATCCACCGGCGTTCTCACGCAATCCGAGCAGCTACGTCAAGGATCAGATTTTCTCCTGCTTCTTCAACGATCACGTGTGCGGCGAAAACCTCGGCTTCTGGGGCCAAGACACGGTCATGTGGTCCAACGACTTTCCGCATCCCAACTCGACTTGGCCCAACTCGCGCAAGATCATCGAACGCGACCTCGGCCACCTGCCGGCTGAAGTGCAGCGTAAAGTCGTCTGCGACAACGTCTGCCGGCTCTACGACATCGACGCCGCCAAACTGCCACGGGTGCAGAAACAAGCCGCGTAA
- a CDS encoding ABC transporter substrate-binding protein: MHKKITRRAFCSMLLALPVAARAQQTGRVWRIGYLSAASNSTRAEAIRLALRERGYIEGQNIATEYRYAEGKLDRLPELAAELVRLKVDIIITGGAPPTRAAKNATKTIPIVMTGEGIDPVEAGLVDSLAHPGGNVTGITSFGGELGGKHLELLKEAVPKAVRVAVLYDPAATGAALEVKEILPVAARALKLTIQPWEVRRADDFEKVFAALKKQRPDALCVMRGPLIAANQKRIADFALKSRLPSMAGGRQYVDVGGLMFYGADQADRDRRVAYLVDRILKGAKPADLPVERPMRFEFVINLKTAKQIGLTMPQWTLMKATTVIQ, translated from the coding sequence ATGCACAAAAAAATCACTCGGCGAGCTTTTTGCTCGATGCTCTTGGCTCTTCCCGTTGCGGCTCGGGCGCAGCAGACAGGGAGAGTCTGGCGGATAGGGTATCTATCTGCAGCTAGTAATTCCACCCGTGCCGAGGCAATTCGGCTGGCGCTGCGCGAGCGTGGCTACATCGAAGGACAGAACATCGCCACCGAGTACCGATATGCGGAGGGGAAGCTCGATCGGCTTCCTGAGCTTGCGGCCGAGCTGGTGCGTCTCAAGGTTGATATCATCATAACAGGAGGCGCCCCGCCGACCCGAGCGGCCAAGAATGCGACCAAGACGATTCCTATTGTTATGACAGGCGAAGGTATCGATCCGGTTGAGGCGGGCTTGGTTGATAGTCTTGCCCATCCAGGCGGCAACGTCACCGGCATTACAAGCTTCGGCGGAGAACTAGGCGGGAAGCATCTGGAGCTGCTCAAAGAAGCCGTTCCAAAAGCTGTCCGAGTCGCGGTTCTCTACGATCCGGCCGCTACGGGTGCTGCACTCGAGGTGAAAGAGATTCTCCCGGTCGCAGCGCGTGCGCTGAAGCTGACTATTCAACCTTGGGAGGTCCGCAGGGCGGACGATTTCGAGAAGGTCTTTGCTGCGCTGAAAAAACAGCGTCCGGATGCACTCTGCGTGATGAGGGGCCCGCTAATAGCTGCTAACCAAAAACGGATCGCGGACTTTGCGTTAAAGAGTCGGTTGCCGTCGATGGCCGGCGGTAGACAATATGTAGATGTCGGCGGGCTTATGTTCTACGGGGCGGACCAAGCGGACAGGGACCGGCGCGTCGCATATTTAGTGGACAGAATTTTGAAGGGAGCCAAGCCTGCTGATCTCCCGGTGGAGCGGCCGATGAGGTTTGAGTTCGTCATCAACCTGAAAACGGCGAAGCAGATCGGCCTGACGATGCCGCAGTGGACGCTGATGAAGGCAACGACGGTGATCCAATGA
- a CDS encoding sulfurtransferase, translated as MIETISCEGVAQLMASDGLFAVFDVRERGEYNDCQIPNTTSLPRSQIEFRLAELVPRGNIPIVVYDEGGQRAGLAAQTFAQLGYEQVSIVDGGLSAWQSDGRETVSGVNVPSKAFGERVHHDRNVPDLSPEELKSLIDSAADLMILDMRTPEEYGRFCIPGGLNVPGGELIHWVEKLRQKPAVIVNCAGRTRSIIGAAALQRLGLTNVRALRNGTMGWVLAGYELENKPVRRGPAAPASDTQALTTALTIAAEEGLAAMTVEDLIRARAGASYVIDVRSAEEFACDHVRGSINVPGGQAVQRADDFVPVRNAPIIFISKHSARAVMTAYWYRQMGFKNVFFLQGGLDAWTAAGQQLAIGASSAEPQGFGGAKSAARLMDAAGLHDIIESASSALIDVSTSLEYESSHIPGAKWISRGWIDIKLPALYSDRAQSIVLTCRDGVLSVFAARQLAEVGYSNVSVLEGGLRAWSAAGYRADSGLHDYLVPPNDVVLSPSIRGNKEDMQKYLDWELKLKH; from the coding sequence ATGATCGAAACGATTTCCTGCGAAGGTGTGGCTCAGTTGATGGCGTCGGACGGCTTGTTCGCGGTCTTCGACGTGCGCGAGCGCGGCGAGTATAACGATTGCCAAATTCCCAACACGACTTCGCTGCCGCGCAGCCAGATCGAGTTCCGCCTCGCTGAGTTGGTGCCGCGCGGAAATATTCCAATCGTGGTTTACGACGAGGGCGGCCAGCGCGCTGGTTTGGCGGCGCAAACATTCGCGCAGCTTGGCTATGAGCAGGTTTCAATTGTCGATGGCGGATTGAGCGCGTGGCAGAGCGATGGGCGTGAAACGGTGAGCGGCGTCAACGTGCCGAGCAAGGCGTTCGGGGAAAGAGTGCATCACGATCGCAACGTGCCGGACCTGTCGCCGGAGGAATTGAAAAGCTTGATTGACAGCGCTGCCGACTTAATGATCCTCGACATGCGCACGCCGGAAGAGTACGGCAGGTTCTGCATTCCCGGCGGCTTGAATGTTCCCGGCGGCGAGTTAATTCATTGGGTCGAAAAGTTGCGGCAAAAGCCGGCGGTCATCGTCAACTGCGCCGGGCGTACGCGCAGCATTATCGGCGCCGCGGCATTGCAACGCTTGGGCTTGACCAACGTGCGCGCGCTGCGCAACGGCACCATGGGCTGGGTGTTGGCGGGATATGAATTGGAAAACAAACCGGTGCGCCGCGGACCGGCGGCGCCGGCGAGCGACACGCAAGCATTGACCACCGCGTTGACAATCGCCGCGGAGGAAGGGCTCGCTGCGATGACGGTGGAAGATTTAATCCGCGCGCGCGCAGGAGCCAGCTACGTCATCGATGTGCGTTCAGCAGAGGAATTCGCTTGCGACCATGTGCGCGGTTCGATTAACGTGCCCGGCGGTCAGGCGGTGCAGCGCGCCGACGATTTCGTGCCGGTGCGCAATGCGCCAATTATTTTTATTAGCAAACATTCGGCGCGGGCGGTGATGACGGCGTATTGGTATCGGCAGATGGGTTTCAAGAACGTTTTCTTTCTGCAGGGTGGGTTGGATGCATGGACGGCTGCTGGGCAGCAGCTTGCGATCGGCGCGTCGTCGGCGGAACCGCAGGGATTCGGCGGCGCGAAATCTGCAGCACGCTTGATGGATGCGGCGGGGCTGCATGACATCATAGAATCGGCATCCAGCGCGCTGATCGATGTCAGTACGAGTCTCGAATACGAAAGTAGTCATATTCCCGGCGCTAAGTGGATCTCACGCGGTTGGATCGATATCAAATTGCCGGCGCTGTATAGCGATCGCGCACAGTCGATTGTCCTTACTTGTCGCGACGGCGTGCTGTCGGTTTTCGCCGCGCGACAACTGGCGGAAGTCGGCTACAGTAATGTTTCAGTTCTCGAAGGTGGATTGCGCGCTTGGAGCGCGGCGGGTTACCGAGCTGATTCGGGCCTGCATGATTATCTGGTGCCGCCGAACGACGTGGTGCTGTCGCCTTCGATTCGCGGTAATAAGGAAGACATGCAGAAATATCTGGATTGGGAACTGAAGCTCAAACACTGA